Proteins encoded within one genomic window of Streptomyces sp. NBC_01237:
- a CDS encoding YrhB domain-containing protein — translation MMEQDEALQLAVAFLAHSQRDDEPPLAIDTERARESNGLLIVPYNSVQYLASRDVRHQLLDCWPILVGLAHGDVRFGTLDERHLWRNPSA, via the coding sequence ATGATGGAGCAGGACGAAGCCCTGCAACTCGCGGTGGCGTTTCTCGCGCACAGCCAGCGAGATGACGAGCCGCCTCTCGCCATCGACACTGAGCGAGCCCGCGAGAGCAACGGGCTCCTGATCGTGCCCTACAACTCCGTGCAGTACCTCGCCTCGCGCGATGTGAGACACCAACTGTTGGACTGCTGGCCCATCCTCGTCGGCCTTGCACACGGAGACGTGCGGTTCGGAACCCTGGACGAGCGGCATCTGTGGAGGAACCCGAGCGCCTGA
- a CDS encoding DUF397 domain-containing protein — MNSDSNVLPQQSGWYKSSYSDGTGNSCVEVQIGQEVGVRDSKDISIPALYVSGDAWTAFTANVSA, encoded by the coding sequence ATGAACAGTGACAGCAACGTCCTTCCGCAGCAATCCGGTTGGTACAAGTCGTCCTACAGTGACGGCACCGGCAACTCCTGTGTCGAGGTACAGATCGGCCAGGAAGTCGGTGTACGCGACTCCAAGGACATCAGCATCCCCGCGCTCTACGTCTCGGGGGACGCCTGGACGGCGTTCACCGCCAACGTCAGCGCCTGA
- a CDS encoding helix-turn-helix domain-containing protein, which translates to MGKPVGVTIHKIELGARLCQLRKAAGLTQAQASEAVRPQVSTLNETRIQRIEKGKGVFRMAPDLHALISVYGVEDGSPVIEELTDLHKKASSDSWLTLHRDHLLPDMEAFVGLEAEATTLRVYHPTVIHGLLQAEEYAQALYESQRPIEDTTASFIRGHVEVRMQRKKESILRAPDPVRLWVVLGEAALLNPLGTPDVMRAQYVEIARLAAMDHVQVQVLRTTAKGRKFAHNFTIMDLDDPLTTTVATDTAWGAISMSSKRSEVERFTAWFNSMTASAEPPEETPTIMQDLIREIDKHEQ; encoded by the coding sequence ATGGGCAAACCTGTAGGTGTCACCATCCACAAGATCGAACTGGGCGCCCGGCTCTGCCAACTGCGTAAGGCGGCCGGCCTGACGCAGGCACAAGCGTCCGAGGCGGTCCGGCCTCAGGTCTCCACTCTCAACGAGACGCGGATTCAGCGGATCGAGAAGGGCAAAGGCGTGTTTCGCATGGCCCCCGATCTCCATGCGCTGATCAGCGTGTACGGAGTGGAGGACGGCTCACCAGTCATTGAGGAACTTACCGACCTGCATAAAAAGGCATCGAGTGACTCATGGCTGACGCTGCACCGGGATCACCTCCTCCCGGACATGGAGGCATTCGTTGGCCTTGAGGCCGAGGCAACGACCCTGCGGGTCTATCACCCCACGGTGATCCACGGCCTGCTGCAAGCAGAGGAATACGCTCAGGCTCTGTACGAGTCGCAGCGACCAATCGAGGACACCACCGCGTCCTTCATCAGAGGACACGTGGAAGTTCGGATGCAGCGCAAGAAGGAGTCGATCCTGCGAGCCCCTGATCCAGTCCGGTTGTGGGTCGTGCTCGGAGAGGCAGCGCTTCTGAACCCTCTCGGCACCCCGGACGTGATGAGGGCACAGTATGTCGAGATAGCTCGCCTTGCAGCCATGGACCACGTACAGGTCCAGGTCCTCAGGACCACGGCGAAGGGGCGCAAGTTCGCCCACAACTTCACGATCATGGACCTGGACGACCCGCTCACCACAACCGTGGCGACCGACACGGCATGGGGCGCGATCTCCATGTCGAGCAAGAGGTCCGAGGTCGAACGCTTCACCGCCTGGTTCAACTCCATGACCGCCTCGGCAGAACCGCCCGAGGAAACCCCCACGATCATGCAAGACCTAATCCGAGAGATAGATAAACATGAACAGTGA
- a CDS encoding ATP-binding protein: MIAQAIDPSRASSAPSGSSVRDAAAIAFGRSAPIKNGLSDAEQPQRAREFASAALARWGLSEYTDDVKVLVSELTTNALLHGTDEIGLTVTLTNKRIGVVVTGSPYTPVPPPPVDDLSEHGRGLQIVAALSDAWGVSENGTHTWCLLDRHPAAAVPVKSSPVVRELRSRVRAPTIGGIAQAVQTARIHTGLCLTSLGWAGPVSPVDDLVRLLIERIGRDDGRNGPWEFSLGFGLTEAHELVIEIEDSVPEFRRFDPADAGHSDLRAACSLGADVTWQLRNGRQAGRACLPAPREAS, translated from the coding sequence TTGATCGCGCAGGCGATCGACCCGAGCAGAGCGAGCAGCGCACCCAGTGGCTCCAGCGTCCGGGACGCCGCGGCCATCGCGTTCGGCCGCAGTGCGCCGATCAAGAATGGGCTGTCCGACGCGGAACAGCCCCAGCGGGCCAGGGAGTTCGCTTCCGCAGCCCTGGCCCGCTGGGGCCTGTCCGAGTACACGGATGACGTGAAGGTTCTGGTGTCCGAGCTTACGACCAACGCGCTGCTGCACGGGACCGACGAGATCGGCCTCACGGTGACGCTCACCAACAAACGAATCGGTGTCGTTGTGACCGGATCCCCGTACACACCAGTGCCGCCCCCTCCGGTGGATGACCTGAGCGAGCACGGTCGCGGCTTGCAGATCGTCGCGGCGCTGTCCGACGCCTGGGGTGTCAGCGAGAACGGCACCCATACGTGGTGCCTGCTCGATCGGCATCCGGCGGCTGCCGTCCCCGTGAAGTCGAGCCCTGTCGTCCGTGAACTGCGGTCACGGGTGCGGGCTCCGACGATCGGCGGCATCGCGCAAGCGGTTCAGACGGCCCGAATTCACACCGGCCTCTGTCTGACCTCACTTGGATGGGCCGGTCCCGTCAGTCCCGTGGACGACCTCGTCCGGCTGCTGATCGAGCGCATCGGCCGAGACGATGGCCGCAATGGGCCTTGGGAGTTCAGTCTCGGCTTCGGCCTGACCGAGGCTCACGAGCTCGTGATCGAAATCGAAGACAGCGTCCCCGAGTTCCGCAGGTTCGACCCGGCCGACGCCGGTCACAGCGATCTGCGTGCAGCCTGCTCGCTCGGCGCCGATGTCACCTGGCAGCTGCGGAACGGCCGCCAGGCCGGTCGGGCCTGTCTTCCCGCTCCGCGCGAGGCGTCGTGA
- a CDS encoding DUF6415 family natural product biosynthesis protein translates to MTTSIGLCPSAGTQPGTAVVKQVPRVLDALFEDLNTAFETAAPAGEVATTTARLHGWHQRLATIATADPRHPPGPETHRLIACGQRLREEPLSDDGPALGLIRRLALAVSDLTDEIMEQGTVAVAE, encoded by the coding sequence GTGACCACGTCCATAGGGCTCTGCCCCTCCGCCGGAACGCAGCCGGGCACCGCCGTCGTGAAGCAGGTACCGCGGGTTCTGGACGCGCTCTTCGAGGACCTGAACACAGCCTTCGAGACCGCGGCTCCGGCCGGCGAAGTCGCCACGACCACCGCGAGACTCCACGGCTGGCACCAGCGGCTCGCCACGATCGCCACGGCCGACCCCAGGCACCCGCCCGGCCCGGAGACGCACCGGCTCATCGCCTGCGGCCAGCGCCTGCGTGAGGAGCCCCTGTCCGATGACGGGCCGGCACTCGGCCTGATACGCCGCCTCGCCCTGGCGGTCTCGGACCTGACCGACGAGATAATGGAGCAGGGGACCGTGGCGGTGGCCGAATGA
- a CDS encoding DUF6302 family protein, with protein MHDPLCPEHPPVHIVELPRPEDAEDYAYFARRLADVRLLERSVVLSVMGVASLAVPVGGTRHGGFYSVPCMCFGLKVRDALLRHAGFPRLRLRPAPHPRTCDAVEWGGPEPTAWSDEAAMARFHGFVEPPTRRQVSRTPA; from the coding sequence ATGCACGACCCGCTCTGTCCCGAGCATCCGCCGGTACACATTGTCGAGCTGCCGCGCCCGGAAGACGCCGAGGACTATGCGTATTTCGCACGCCGTCTCGCGGATGTGCGGCTCCTGGAGCGGAGCGTCGTCCTGAGCGTGATGGGGGTGGCGTCTCTGGCAGTCCCTGTGGGCGGCACCCGCCACGGAGGCTTCTACTCCGTCCCCTGTATGTGTTTCGGCCTGAAGGTCCGCGACGCCCTGCTGCGGCATGCGGGCTTTCCCCGCCTGCGCCTGCGGCCGGCGCCTCACCCGCGCACGTGTGACGCAGTCGAGTGGGGCGGTCCCGAGCCCACCGCCTGGTCGGACGAAGCCGCAATGGCGCGGTTCCACGGCTTCGTCGAACCGCCGACGCGCCGACAGGTATCCCGAACCCCCGCGTAG
- a CDS encoding DUF5999 family protein: MCQHTPTCPTADAADREAARTEMRAQAQGWSLLCNGVLLFEDTGELLPDGRIIAPHRPGRGRVMSPSASMPLEALAAQKLVP; encoded by the coding sequence ATGTGTCAGCACACCCCCACCTGCCCGACCGCTGATGCGGCGGACAGGGAAGCAGCCCGGACGGAGATGCGGGCCCAAGCCCAGGGCTGGTCCCTCCTGTGCAACGGCGTCCTGCTCTTCGAGGACACCGGGGAGCTGCTGCCGGACGGGCGGATCATCGCCCCGCACCGGCCCGGCCGTGGCCGCGTGATGAGCCCTTCCGCCTCCATGCCCCTGGAAGCCCTCGCGGCGCAGAAGCTCGTGCCGTAG
- a CDS encoding MvdC/MvdD family ATP grasp protein: MPDTVLVITGPDDDTGDRVVLELQRLGAPFVRFDLADFPTSVELDATLDEFGSWQGLITVRGRRINLADIHSVLWWHPNLPSGRDMGAASEGESLWLARESAAALNVLCALDCKQVSHPRDTRSSQVKADVLMQAVRAGLTVPPTWIGTQPTAARIFGDCAPAGIVTKTLTTPQILLGGDRVRMLYTAPVDPQALDRAAVLGPCQLQHRIDTQYAVRAHVIGPEVIAVRIDARSPAAHQDWRADYDALSYSPTALPDEVTDGLLALTEHYGLVYAAIDLLVDSEGTIWFVDLNPAGQYGWIEQALPEIDITRKLARFLTGRTQRPPSPLLAYAS, translated from the coding sequence GTGCCAGACACCGTGCTCGTGATCACGGGCCCGGATGACGACACCGGCGACAGAGTGGTCCTGGAGCTCCAGAGGCTGGGCGCACCCTTCGTCCGCTTCGACCTCGCGGACTTTCCGACGAGCGTGGAACTCGACGCAACGCTCGATGAGTTCGGCTCCTGGCAGGGCCTCATCACGGTCCGCGGTCGGAGAATCAACCTGGCCGACATCCACTCCGTGCTCTGGTGGCACCCCAACCTCCCCAGCGGGAGGGACATGGGGGCGGCGAGCGAAGGGGAGAGCCTGTGGCTCGCCAGGGAGTCCGCCGCGGCGCTCAATGTCCTCTGTGCCCTGGACTGCAAACAGGTCAGCCACCCCCGGGACACACGGTCGTCGCAGGTCAAGGCCGATGTCCTGATGCAGGCCGTCCGCGCGGGGCTGACGGTGCCGCCCACCTGGATAGGGACCCAACCCACTGCGGCCCGGATCTTCGGCGACTGCGCACCGGCCGGCATCGTCACCAAAACCCTGACCACGCCGCAGATCCTCCTTGGCGGTGACCGGGTGCGGATGCTCTACACCGCGCCGGTCGATCCGCAGGCCCTCGACCGCGCCGCGGTTCTCGGCCCGTGCCAGTTGCAGCACCGGATCGACACGCAGTACGCGGTACGCGCTCACGTGATCGGGCCCGAGGTCATCGCGGTACGGATCGACGCGCGCAGCCCGGCCGCCCACCAGGACTGGCGCGCCGACTACGACGCGCTGTCCTACTCGCCCACCGCCCTGCCCGACGAGGTCACTGACGGGCTCCTCGCTCTCACGGAGCACTACGGCCTGGTCTACGCCGCGATCGATCTTCTGGTCGACAGCGAGGGCACCATCTGGTTCGTGGACCTCAACCCCGCCGGCCAGTACGGGTGGATCGAACAGGCCCTTCCAGAAATCGACATCACCAGGAAACTCGCACGGTTCCTGACCGGGCGCACTCAGCGCCCGCCCTCACCACTCCTGGCCTACGCCTCCTGA
- a CDS encoding HAD family hydrolase has translation MLESVGYVESAVGERKLTAHWSFRKVHAPTGPRPQWAHVRAVCFDLERTLVRFWPTGATERVAEVLGLSPGEARAVMGPDAMPLAAAKGPARERVWPSARPAEPVTVVVEHARRFTETPDVYPDVYPVLTALRERGFTLIGMTDTLGCSVSGGGPDTVRELLHPVLHPAHTAAISPERAFAEVAKAAGLQSHELLYVGGCAATGAIAASAGWNTARLDRHHMSGPLTAEACTARLHSLNTLPLLLPFRAAAVTLSDMAG, from the coding sequence ATGCTTGAATCGGTCGGCTATGTGGAGAGCGCGGTCGGTGAGCGGAAGCTCACGGCGCACTGGTCCTTCCGGAAGGTCCATGCGCCCACCGGTCCTCGGCCCCAGTGGGCGCACGTGCGGGCGGTCTGCTTCGATCTGGAACGTACGCTGGTACGTTTTTGGCCGACCGGGGCGACCGAACGGGTCGCCGAGGTGCTGGGTCTTTCTCCGGGGGAAGCCCGTGCGGTGATGGGCCCGGACGCCATGCCTCTGGCCGCGGCGAAAGGTCCCGCCCGCGAGCGGGTCTGGCCCTCCGCCCGCCCTGCCGAACCGGTGACCGTTGTGGTGGAGCACGCTCGCCGGTTCACCGAGACTCCCGATGTGTACCCGGACGTGTACCCGGTGCTGACCGCGCTGCGGGAGCGGGGCTTCACTCTGATCGGCATGACTGACACGTTGGGGTGCTCTGTGTCCGGGGGAGGCCCGGACACAGTGCGTGAACTGCTGCACCCCGTCCTCCACCCCGCGCACACGGCCGCCATCAGCCCGGAACGGGCGTTCGCCGAAGTCGCGAAGGCCGCTGGTCTTCAGTCTCATGAACTGCTGTACGTCGGCGGCTGTGCCGCCACGGGCGCTATTGCCGCGTCGGCCGGCTGGAACACTGCCCGGCTGGACCGGCACCACATGAGCGGCCCGCTGACGGCAGAGGCGTGCACAGCACGCCTGCACTCCCTCAACACCCTGCCTCTGCTGCTGCCCTTCCGGGCAGCAGCCGTCACCCTCTCGGATATGGCCGGCTGA
- a CDS encoding helix-turn-helix domain-containing protein, translating into MTNRQHSDPPGMPEDERMTPAELRVVREYLGLTPEWLAAHLNITGRQVRNWEQGKSPILDTYRLEIQNLERYTGDFVSAVRDRLMDLPDPGVITYRNDAEYRAAHPEVRFPASWHRAVIARVAQEVRGLTIAYADEVSESAAGT; encoded by the coding sequence GTGACCAACCGGCAGCACTCCGACCCGCCCGGCATGCCCGAGGACGAGCGGATGACGCCGGCCGAACTGCGCGTCGTCCGCGAGTACCTGGGCCTCACCCCCGAGTGGCTCGCTGCCCACCTGAACATTACCGGCCGTCAGGTCCGGAACTGGGAGCAGGGCAAATCCCCCATCCTCGATACCTATCGCCTGGAGATCCAGAACCTGGAGCGCTACACGGGCGATTTCGTCTCCGCCGTACGCGACCGCCTGATGGACCTGCCCGACCCGGGCGTGATCACCTATAGGAACGATGCCGAGTATCGCGCCGCCCACCCCGAGGTACGGTTCCCCGCCTCCTGGCACCGCGCCGTCATCGCCCGTGTTGCCCAAGAGGTTCGTGGACTGACGATCGCGTACGCCGACGAGGTCTCCGAATCGGCTGCCGGTACCTGA
- a CDS encoding CsbD family protein, with the protein MSGEQKAEAKTEQAKGKFKETAGRVTGDERLTAEGRAEQAKGDAREAKEKAKDVFKH; encoded by the coding sequence GTGTCCGGTGAGCAGAAGGCCGAGGCGAAGACCGAGCAGGCCAAGGGCAAGTTCAAGGAGACCGCCGGCCGCGTTACGGGCGATGAGAGGCTGACCGCCGAGGGCCGCGCGGAGCAGGCCAAGGGCGACGCCCGTGAGGCCAAGGAGAAGGCCAAGGACGTCTTCAAGCACTGA
- a CDS encoding SbtR family transcriptional regulator encodes MEKVCELQATEPAVADVVSGRYPAADCLMAVCGRAQDSGTRIIERAQLAGAVRPDFTVEDLLLFFGTNALLARAVADTAPVARRRQVAFLLDGLSAETAQEAISVVPLTPQRIYDVMGRLAAP; translated from the coding sequence ATCGAGAAGGTCTGCGAACTCCAGGCCACCGAGCCCGCGGTCGCCGACGTCGTCAGCGGACGCTATCCGGCTGCCGACTGCCTGATGGCCGTCTGCGGCCGGGCACAGGACTCCGGCACACGGATCATCGAGCGAGCCCAGCTGGCCGGCGCTGTCCGTCCGGACTTCACCGTCGAGGACCTCCTGCTCTTCTTCGGTACCAACGCTCTGCTCGCTCGCGCAGTCGCGGACACTGCGCCGGTCGCCCGGCGCCGCCAAGTTGCCTTCTTGCTTGACGGACTGAGTGCGGAAACAGCGCAAGAGGCGATTTCCGTCGTCCCCCTGACCCCGCAGCGGATATACGACGTGATGGGCAGGCTCGCCGCGCCGTAG
- a CDS encoding SDR family NAD(P)-dependent oxidoreductase yields MTIDKIALVTGANRGLGRSAAISLAARGVRVVVTHRGDAAGAEKTVEQVQAVGGTAAVLRLDIGDVSSFASFTSELSERLERWGASRLDILVNNAGVGIFGPLEDVTIDDFDTVMGTNVRGTFFLIQSLVPLMTQGSRVINVSTSLTRHTSPATSVYSASKAAVEALSRTLAAELGPRGIRVNSIAPGPTATDFNGGAMRDDAEMRQVLAGQTALGRVGEPEEIGDAIATLASDGLRWITAQRIEVSGGALL; encoded by the coding sequence ATGACAATCGACAAGATCGCTCTGGTGACCGGTGCGAATCGCGGCCTCGGACGCAGCGCGGCCATCTCCCTCGCCGCACGCGGGGTGCGGGTCGTGGTCACCCACCGCGGCGATGCGGCCGGGGCCGAGAAGACGGTGGAACAGGTGCAGGCGGTGGGTGGGACTGCCGCTGTTCTCCGGCTCGACATCGGCGACGTCTCCTCTTTCGCGTCCTTTACCTCCGAACTGAGCGAGAGGCTGGAGCGCTGGGGTGCTTCGCGGCTCGACATCCTGGTCAACAACGCGGGAGTGGGGATCTTCGGCCCGCTGGAAGACGTCACGATCGACGACTTCGACACGGTGATGGGCACCAACGTCCGGGGCACGTTCTTCCTCATCCAGTCACTCGTGCCGCTGATGACCCAGGGCAGCCGCGTCATCAACGTCTCGACGTCACTGACCCGCCACACCAGCCCGGCCACCTCGGTCTACTCCGCCTCGAAGGCCGCGGTCGAAGCCTTGAGCCGCACCCTCGCCGCAGAACTCGGCCCGCGCGGAATCCGGGTCAACTCCATCGCCCCAGGACCGACCGCCACCGATTTCAACGGTGGAGCGATGCGGGACGATGCCGAGATGCGCCAAGTTCTGGCCGGACAGACCGCACTCGGCCGCGTCGGCGAACCTGAGGAGATCGGCGACGCCATCGCCACGCTGGCCTCCGATGGTCTGCGCTGGATCACCGCCCAGCGCATCGAGGTCTCCGGCGGCGCCCTCCTCTGA
- a CDS encoding TetR/AcrR family transcriptional regulator has translation MAAELSAHHRRLAQQKREAITTAARELFLDRGYDGTSLARIAEAAGVSKSTLFKRFPTKAALFEAIVTESWQRDTGDAGARPQTGDLRSGLTAIGHRYADLVGQPGMTALFRIVIAELPRFPELGRMQFQLGKLPYFTSVQHYLESEHEAGNADVPDAASAANQFLGMIANYVLWPRMLLTDWNPAASDIHDAVEQAVQTMLARYTPTRQPDPKPER, from the coding sequence ATGGCAGCAGAACTCTCCGCACACCACCGCAGACTCGCTCAGCAGAAACGCGAGGCGATCACCACCGCAGCCAGAGAACTGTTCTTGGATCGTGGCTATGACGGCACCTCACTGGCCCGGATCGCCGAAGCGGCCGGGGTCTCGAAGTCCACCCTGTTCAAGCGGTTCCCCACCAAGGCGGCCCTCTTCGAGGCCATCGTCACCGAGTCCTGGCAGCGTGACACCGGCGACGCCGGCGCGCGGCCACAGACCGGAGATCTGCGCTCCGGACTGACAGCCATCGGCCACCGCTATGCCGACCTGGTCGGCCAGCCCGGCATGACAGCCCTGTTCCGGATCGTCATCGCCGAACTGCCTCGTTTCCCCGAACTGGGACGGATGCAGTTCCAGCTCGGCAAACTGCCCTACTTCACCTCCGTTCAGCACTACTTGGAATCCGAGCACGAGGCGGGCAACGCTGATGTTCCGGACGCGGCGAGCGCCGCGAACCAGTTCCTCGGCATGATCGCCAACTACGTCCTGTGGCCCCGCATGCTGCTGACCGACTGGAACCCCGCAGCCTCCGACATCCACGACGCCGTCGAACAGGCCGTCCAGACCATGCTCGCCAGATACACCCCGACCCGCCAGCCTGACCCCAAGCCAGAACGTTGA